A segment of the Sphingobacterium oryzagri genome:
AGTGTTGTTCTATTTCTCGTTTTTTAGCATGCCAAGTTGCCATTTGTTGATCACGTATACTTTGCTTTTGCTTTTGCAACTGCTCGTGCGTGTTTATACTTTTTTCGTATTCCATTAACGGGATCACCCCATCATTGTACAAAATGGTGCTACGTTCGCTCTCCTTTTTTGCTAACTCGATTTGTGTTTGCAATTCTGAAAGTTTTATTTGCATCGAAGTAAACTCGGATTGGTACAATCCTGTCGCGAGTGTTGTGAGCGGCTTGCTATTCGTTAAAAAGTTTAAATCTTGTAGTTGAGCGAGATAATCTTCGTGTAATTTGTTTTGAAGAGAACGTTTACTGTGCAAAGGTGTCGACGCAATCACAAGGAGTGTGTCTCCTTGCTTTACATATTGATTATTTGTTGCTAATCGGGATGAGATAATACGACCACTCACTAATGATATAACTTTTGTATTTTCTTCAACAGGCCTAACTATACCTGTTGCTGATACAGAAATTGGTATTTTGATAAAAGGTAACGAAAATATAATGACTATTATCGCTATCGTTAAACTCGTGTATATGATCTTAGTTTTCCTCATCTTCACTTACCGTTTCGACTGTCTTAGCAGTGACTACGTTTTAATATGCCACTGTAAGCATACCTGGGCATGTGGTTATCTACAAGTCTAATATAGCTATTTTGAAAATAAATTTAACGGTGTAGAAAATCAAGGTTATGTGTTAGTTTATTTAAAGCTTTGTTTTTGATTCAAAACAATCGATTGTCTTAAAAAATGTTAATTTTATTGTTGTTAAAATAAATTCAATACATCGAGATAATTTATGCT
Coding sequences within it:
- a CDS encoding HlyD family secretion protein, with protein sequence MRKTKIIYTSLTIAIIVIIFSLPFIKIPISVSATGIVRPVEENTKVISLVSGRIISSRLATNNQYVKQGDTLLVIASTPLHSKRSLQNKLHEDYLAQLQDLNFLTNSKPLTTLATGLYQSEFTSMQIKLSELQTQIELAKKESERSTILYNDGVIPLMEYEKSINTHEQLQKQKQSIRDQQMATWHAKKREIEQHLRSSIADMEAIDIEEENYVVKASTSGHITNLQGFHSGNYLVQGQHLADISREDTLTAECHVPASSIGFIKLGQIVRFQIDTYNYNQWGMLKGKVTDINNNVMINEQTGVPYLIVRCDLDKNYLSLKNGYRATVGKGNTFTARFYLTERTLWQLLFDRMDNWFNPHLQ